A portion of the Ricinus communis isolate WT05 ecotype wild-type chromosome 10, ASM1957865v1, whole genome shotgun sequence genome contains these proteins:
- the LOC8282858 gene encoding DNA oxidative demethylase ALKBH2 isoform X1: MSSKFKPVSQPRNPKANGGDEKEKQVKTLDLGNGSEVLYIPRFLSFDDSWEFFNYLDSHIPWTRPTLRIFGRSCVQPRDTCYVASPGLPELIYSGYKPHVYSWDDYPPLKDILEAVHRALPGSRFNSLLLNRYKGGNDNVGWHADDEKLYGPTPEIASVSFGCEREFLLKKRQSKSKAAERRCDDEPDRKRLKKSSHVDQHSFTLKHGSLLVMKGNTQRDWLHSVPKRAKAEATRINLTFRHVL; encoded by the exons ATGAGCTCCAAGTTCAAGCCAGTGTCGCAGCCAAGGAATCCTAAAGCTAATGGGGgagatgaaaaggaaaaacaagtAAAAACCTTAGATCTTGGGAATGGAAGTGAAGTTCTCTACATCCCAAggtttttatcttttgatgACTCATGGGAATTCTTCAATTATCTCGACTCTCATATCCCTTGGACTAGACCCACTCTTCGTATCTTTGGTCGCTCATGTGTTCAG CCTAGGGACACTTGTTATGTTGCAAGTCCAGGATTGCCAGAATTGATTTACAGTGGATATAAGCCGCATGTCTACTCCTGGGATGATTATCCTCCACTGAAGGACATTTTGGAAGCT GTTCATAGAGCACTTCCTGGGAGTAGATTTAACAGCCTACTGCTTAATAGGTATAAAGGGGGGAATGACAATGTTGGTTGGCATGCTGATGATGAGAAACTTTATGGACCAACTCCAGAAATTGCCTCCGTTTCCTTTGGATGTGAACGTGAGTTCTTGCTGAAGAAGAGACAAAGTAAATCGAAAG CGGCAGAAAGAAGATGTGATGATGAACCTGATAGAAAACGATTAAAGAAAAGCAGCCATGTCGATCAACATTCTTTCACACTAAAGCATGGATCACTATTGGTGATGAAAGGTAATACACAAAGGGATTGGCTTCACTCTGTGCCTAAGCGTGCAAAAGCCGAGGCGACTAGAATTAACCTTACCTTTAGGCATGTACTCTAA
- the LOC8282858 gene encoding DNA oxidative demethylase ALKBH2 isoform X2 produces MSSKFKPVSQPRNPKANGGDEKEKQVKTLDLGNGSEVLYIPRFLSFDDSWEFFNYLDSHIPWTRPTLRIFGRSCVQPRDTCYVASPGLPELIYSGYKPHVYSWDDYPPLKDILEAVHRALPGSRFNSLLLNRYKGGNDNVGWHADDEKLYGPTPEIASVSFGCEREFLLKKRQSKSKERRCDDEPDRKRLKKSSHVDQHSFTLKHGSLLVMKGNTQRDWLHSVPKRAKAEATRINLTFRHVL; encoded by the exons ATGAGCTCCAAGTTCAAGCCAGTGTCGCAGCCAAGGAATCCTAAAGCTAATGGGGgagatgaaaaggaaaaacaagtAAAAACCTTAGATCTTGGGAATGGAAGTGAAGTTCTCTACATCCCAAggtttttatcttttgatgACTCATGGGAATTCTTCAATTATCTCGACTCTCATATCCCTTGGACTAGACCCACTCTTCGTATCTTTGGTCGCTCATGTGTTCAG CCTAGGGACACTTGTTATGTTGCAAGTCCAGGATTGCCAGAATTGATTTACAGTGGATATAAGCCGCATGTCTACTCCTGGGATGATTATCCTCCACTGAAGGACATTTTGGAAGCT GTTCATAGAGCACTTCCTGGGAGTAGATTTAACAGCCTACTGCTTAATAGGTATAAAGGGGGGAATGACAATGTTGGTTGGCATGCTGATGATGAGAAACTTTATGGACCAACTCCAGAAATTGCCTCCGTTTCCTTTGGATGTGAACGTGAGTTCTTGCTGAAGAAGAGACAAAGTAAATCGAAAG AAAGAAGATGTGATGATGAACCTGATAGAAAACGATTAAAGAAAAGCAGCCATGTCGATCAACATTCTTTCACACTAAAGCATGGATCACTATTGGTGATGAAAGGTAATACACAAAGGGATTGGCTTCACTCTGTGCCTAAGCGTGCAAAAGCCGAGGCGACTAGAATTAACCTTACCTTTAGGCATGTACTCTAA
- the LOC8261748 gene encoding protein C2-DOMAIN ABA-RELATED 11: MGEQLGLLKVTVVRGKRLVIRDFKSSDPYVVVKLGNQTLKTKVINSCLNPVWNEELSFSLTEPIGVLSLEVFDKDRFKADDKMGHAHISLQPIASAARLKQILQVSSGETILRKVVPDTDNCLARESSISCIDGEVVQSVWLRLCAVESGEIELKIKLVNPPVASSR; the protein is encoded by the exons ATGGGAGAGCAGTTAGGATTGCTAAAGGTGACTGTCGTGCGAGGAAAAAGGTTGGTTATCCGGGATTTCAAGAGCAGTGATCCTTATGTAGTGGTCAAGCTGGGGAATCAG ACTTTGAAGACAAAAGTTATTAACAGTTGCCTTAATCCAGTCTGGAATGAAGAGCTAAGTTTCTCCCTCACAGAACCCATTGGAGTTCTAAGTTTG GAAGTATTTGATAAAGACCGTTTCAAGGCAGATGATAAGATGGGACATGCTCATATCAGCCTTCAACCCATAGCCTCTGCTGCTAGATTGAAGCAGATACTGCAGGTTTCTTCGGGTGAAACAATTTTAAGAAAGGTTGTCCCAGACACTGATAACTGTCTTGCTAGAGAAAGCTCAATTAGCTGTATTGATGGTGAGGTGGTTCAGAGCGTTTGGTTGAGGCTCTGTGCGGTTGAGTCTGGGGAGATAGAACTAAAGATTAAGTTAGTTAATCCTCCTGTTGCTTCTTCAAGGTAG